The Microcaecilia unicolor chromosome 6, aMicUni1.1, whole genome shotgun sequence genome includes a window with the following:
- the FAM163B gene encoding protein FAM163B, translated as MTAGTVVITGGILATVILLCIIAVLCYCRLQYYCCKKEESEEDEEEPDFALHSRFPLGHCNQNAVLSNGPSIYTSPYSKKLSRCPSCSHREPPFFVHQPEEMHNGGERINYKAISQEELELPVNPNNLQVLNPNRLSAMREAFSRSRSISTDV; from the exons ATGACAGCCGGGACCGTGGTCATCACAGGTGGAATATTAGCGACTGTTATTCTGCTCTGTATCATAGCGGTACTCTGCTACTGTAGACTTCAG TATTACTGCTGTAAGAAGGAGGAGTCAGAAGAGGATGAAGAAGAACCTGATTTTGCACTGCACTCTCGTTTTCCCCTGGGACACTGCAACCAAAATGCAGTGCTGAGCAATGGGCCATCCATATACACATCACCATACAGCAAGAAGCTCTCACGCTGCCCCAGCTGCTCTCACCGTGAGCCCCCCTTCTTCGTGCATCAGCCGGAGGAGATGCATAATGGGGGTGAGCGCATCAACTACAAGGCCATCAGccaggaggagcttgaactgccTGTGAACCCCAACAACCTGCAGGTGCTGAACCCCAACCGGCTGTCGGCCATGCGAGAGGCCTTTTCTCGCAGCCGCAGTATAAGCACGGATGTCTGA